A genomic window from Fusarium oxysporum Fo47 chromosome X, complete sequence includes:
- a CDS encoding Pyoverdine/dityrosine biosynthesis protein-domain-containing protein, with protein sequence MSVTSKFVSDATVQEHASICKSGADSTVRPVAEQQDTDPSVHAVSSKILDIIFEYALNKFSDSKERLEAGRPKFLSLVGKFVTTNTRVEMCLPAFPFKSANKAYKVFGILPDKAEEIALDRLNTMCIRIGEIYQPGAQCTIISDGVVYNDLLSIPDRDTWAYGQALRELASKKGLQHISFSRIRDLVDLPLRAEMHEIAYVANATNFRRALLNRFGKDDIDIDKEIEKDPDTKMTYLGYRRFLESDLKHIFPVGNGRTANAYRRDVRYLAKQMLIRGYAFAAAVKHGFPYHLRLSIHQSTGEHKISMSLLNTKTGFTTPWHCCVALTASGEWTSAPKGEYLKDPNMKIIHENGRPSHFQEIVGSNEPHQKAETGTREVNRSESQSNAPHTELQEPVTLSLTETERERVAALARFMMSADFKQNDEMVKSGQPGMDKALDCNSNELSTMAWLKELINAVARDTGGYNEKVTGVTYQEILVNGAHQLSNT encoded by the exons ATGTCTGTGACTTCCAAATTTGTCTCGGATGCTACTGTCCAGGAACATGCCAGCATTTGCAAATCAGGAGCAGACTCGACGGTACGACCTGTTGCAGAGCAGCAGGACACAGATCCGTCTGTGCACGCAGTCTcctccaagatcttggatatCATCTTCGAATATGCCTTGAACAAATTCAGTGACAGCAAAGAAAGGCTTGAGGCTGGTAGGCCGAAATTTTTGTCCCTCGTGGGCAAGTTCGTGACTACTAATACGAGAGTTGAGATGTGCCTACCAGCATTTCCTTTCAAATCAGCAAACAAAGCCTACAAGGTTTTTGGCATATTACCCGACAAAGCGGAGGAGATTGCTTTAGATCGGCTCAATACTATGTGTATCCGCATTGGCGAGATCTACCAGCCTGGCGCTCAATGCACTATCATCTCAGATGGCGTTGTCTACAACGACCTGTTGAGCATTCCTGATCGTGACACTTGGGCCTACGGGCAGGCTCTTCGAGAGTTAGCTTCTAAGAAAGGGTTGCAGCACATATCCTTTTCCAGGATCCGAGACTTAGTCGACCTTCCTCTGCGAGCTGAGATGCATGAGATTGCCTATGTCGCCAATGCGACTAATTTCCGCCGAGCCCTTCTCAACCGCTTCGGTAAAGACGATATCGACATTGACAAAGAGATTGAGAAAGACCCTGACACCAAGATGACTTACCTTGGATACCGGCGGTTCCTTGAATCTGATCTGAAGCATATCTTTCCGGTTGGCAATGGACGAACAGCAAACGCATATCGCAGAGATGTGAGGTATCTTGCGAAACAAATGTTGATCCGAGGTTAT GCCTTCGCTGCTGCTGTTAAGCACGGCTTCCCTTACCACCTGCGACTATCTATTCATCAGTCTACTGGTGAGCACAAGATATCTATGAGCttgctcaacaccaagacgGGTTTCACTACACCGTGGCACTGTTGTGTTGCCCTGACAGCAAGCGGAGAATGGACCAGTGCTCCAAAGGGAGAGTACCTGAAAGACCCAAATATGAAGATTATCCACGAGAATGGTCGACCTAGCCATTTCCAAGAGATTGTTGGCAGTAACGAGCCTCATCAAAAGGCTGAAACAGGGACCAGAGAGGTGAACAGAAGTGAGAGCCAAAGTAATGCACCGCATActgagcttcaagagccAGTAACCTTGTCCCtgacagagacagagagagaaAGGGTAGCTGCACTTGCGAGATTCATGATGTCGGCTGACTTCAAGCAAAATGACGAAATGGTGAAGTCAGGTCAACCAGGTATGGATAAGGCCCTAGACTGCAACTCAAACGAGCTCAGCACAATGGCATGGCTCAAAGAGCTAATAAATGCCGTGGCCAGAGACACTGGAGGATATAATGAAAAGGTCACTGGTGTGACTTATCAAGAGATACTAGTGAACGGCGCACACCAGCTTTCAAATACCTAA